The segment CCGATGCCAAGCGAATTGATCCTGGCAAGGACATTCCTCTCGTCATCGTCCATGTCATCCACATCTCGTAAAAGTGAGGATTTTGCAAGCCTTGCTGCTTTGTCAAAAGAACCTCCTATTCCAACACCTACAATAACAGGTGGGCACGGTCTTCCTCCGGCGTTGAGCACGGTCTCGACGATGAGATCTTCAATGCTGCCAAGTTCAGTCGGGTTCATCATTTTTAGGGTGCTCATGTTCTCTGAACCTGCACCTTTTGGAGCCACAGTTATCTTCAGTTGGTTGCCTTCCACGAAGTCGTATTTGATATCAGGAAGTCCTTCTCCTGTATTATCGCTGCTGTTGCTTCGAGTGATCGGGTCAACGGCATTTGGCCGCAAAGGTACCTGTTGAGTTGCTGTCCTTGTAGCTTCCAGTATAGCTCCCTTAAGATCAAAGTCAAGGTTAAGTTCCTTGCCGATCTCCACGTAGAATATGAGGATGCCTGTATCCTGGCAAAGGGGTATGCTATTGTTCCCTGCGATCTCAATGTTCTTAAGGATCGCTTCTATCTGCGATCTTGCAACATCGCTCGATTCGTTCTCTTTTGCTGTTTCAAGAGCCTTTACTACATCTTCAGGAAGGATGGTCTCAGCTTCCTTTATTATGTTAAAAGTGGCTTCAACTACAGCATCATAAGTTATATTGCCGGTCAAAAAAGATCACCTTAAATGGTGCGGGAGAAGGGATTCGAACCCCCGAACGTCTACACGAGCAGATCTTGAGTCTGCCACCGTTGGCCACTTGGTTACTCCCGCATTCGAGAAATATGTTACCAAAAATAGCCGTATTTGTTATAAACTTATCTGTCGCTCGGTTATATTTTATCTTCTGATCGCTCCTCAATAGTACATTTTACGCAAAATAATGCTTTTCTTTGAAATATATTTATTAAAGAGTAGGTAATTCTGTTTTAATGATGACGACAGCTATACCTGAGAACGATCCATCCTTTGATCCTCGCAGTATCGAAGAAAGGAACAAAGAACTGGTCCTGGGAATTTCAGATCAGGGTTGGCATCCAAAGCAACTGACTGGCAAGTGTAGCCCTGATTACCAGATACATTTTGGTGGTGAGGATCTGGACCTTGATTCTCTTATGGAATTTATGGAATCAATTCATAAAGCGCTTCCTGATCTGCAGTTTACAATCAATGACGTAATTGCTGAAGGTGATAGGGTTGTGACCAGATGGACTGCCAGTGGTACGCATCTTGCTGATTTCCAGGGAGTGCCACCCACACGCAAGCCGGTGCGGTTTACCGGAATAACTATTACACGTATAGAGGATGGCGTTATCGCTGAGGATTGGGAAGAGGTGGACCAGTTGAACTTTGCCCAACAGTTCGGTGCTTTCTCATCTGATATGTTCTGACAATAACGGTTGAATTTCTGGCTGTTAATGGCATATCTTTTATACGAACAGAGACCAGATTAGTTGAAAATGCATTGTCTTATACTTACATATAATTCCGGAGAATTCTTTTGATCGAAACCAGAATTTTATTGGCATTCTTCCTTTTGTACTGGGTCATTGTATCGATCCTCGACAAAAAGGGCATACTTGAGCGATATAACATCTCTACTTATGGCCCTGTTCTTATGATAAGGACCCTCAGGGGGCAGAAACTCCTGGACTTCCTTGCAAGGCCTAAAAGTGCATGGAAATTATTCGCAAACGTCGGGATAGTGTTGATGTTCATTGGAATGTTTGCCATGTTCCTCGTCATAGTGGTATCGGATGTTGCCATGCTTTCATCCATTGGGGACAATACGCTACCTGAGCCTAGTAAGTTCAATGAAGCAAGGAACATTTTCCTGATTCCCGGTGTCAACGAGTTCATACCTCTTTCCTGGGGTGTGATCGCTCTTCTGGTCACACTTGTGGTGCACGAGTTCTCACACGCGATATTGTGTAAAGTGGAAGGCATCAGGGTAAAATCCATGGGTATCCTGCTTGCAATTGTTCCGATCGGTGGTTTCGCTGAACCGGATGAAGAAGAACTTTTCGGAGTGAAGGCGGACAATAAAGATAAGGATGCAAGCTCCACTGAAGGACCTATTGAAAGGAAGATCCTTGGCCTGGAAAAGGAACCCGATAAAAGTAAGATGGCTACAAGAGAGCAGAGGGCAAGGATCTTGGCCGCAGGTGTCATGTCTAATTTCGTGGTTGCAACGATCGCTTTCATTCTATTGTTCGGTCCTGTGCTTGGTGCAATAGCACCTCTTAGTGATGCTATGATCGTCAATGTTACTTCTGACTCTCCAGCGGATATCGCAGGAATTCAGGATAATATGGTCATCACTCAAATAGATGATACTCCAATTGAAAAAGCAAATGATATTCTGTTATACGTTAGTAGTGTTGAACCGGGTACTGTTGTAGAGGTGTACGCGGCCAAAGACAGTGTGGTATCGGTCTATGATGTTCAGGTTGGGGAAGATACCGCTGAAGACGTTAAAGGTATTTATGTGAATGATATTGTTCCGGATTCACCTGCAGAAGCAGCTGGAATTGAACCGGGAATGATGATCATCAAAATTGATGATACCCAAATAAACTCATCAGATGACTTTGTACTTTTCATGAACTCGACCGAAGTGGGTCAGATCATACTTGTAGAAACAGTAATGGCCAATGGTCCGGAAGGAAATGCGTCGTCTGCCTTCTATGAGGTAGAACTGGTTTCCCATCCTGACGGAGGCACAGAAAAAGGTTTCCTTGGTGTTTATTATGGTTCCAACGGGCTTAAGATCACACCTCTTGGTATTACCGTAGGTGAGTTCCCTGCAAAGGCATACCTCGAAGCCCTGCGCTCAATACCTTCAATGATGACCGGTTTTGTCGGCTGGATCATTCTTCTGGGACTTCCTATCGTTGGATTTGCAGGTGAAGGTTTCCCTGGTTTTAGTGGTACACTTGCACAGTTCTACCATCCTGTAGGATGGGGTGAGCCACTTGGTATAGGTGTTTTCTGGATCGCAAATGCTCTGTTATGGATAGGTTGGCTCAACTTCTATGTAGGCCTGTTCAATTGTCTCCCGGCAGTACCACTTGACGGAGGGCATGTATTCAAGGACTATCTGCGTTCGTTTGTTGGCAGGATCGTGCCGGATGAGGAAAGGGCAGCAAATATCTCAGCAGCTATTGCAGCAACATTCACATTTGTGATCCTTATATCCTTCCTGTTCATGATATTCGGGCCGTATATTGTGCATGGTTTCTAATAGTCTTCAGGCATGGAACGAGCTTGTGGTATGATTGAGAATGGCATAGAAATGATCTGAGGGGAAATGAGATGAGATATCCAAAATTCCTGACTTCATCAATTGCAGCTTATATTGGCATGTCCGTTGGTGTTGTCGTGGTCTATATGCTTATCTTCATGCATCTTATGGTGTACGAGGGGCAGTATGAGTATGCCACTCTTATAAACGCGCTTTATTGGGTCATAGCTTCCGTAACTACGGTTGGTTATGGGGATATAGTCTTCATGTCAGAGATCGGTAAGATCTTTTCCATAATTGTTCAGGTATCAGGA is part of the Methanococcoides methylutens MM1 genome and harbors:
- a CDS encoding fumarate hydratase is translated as MTGNITYDAVVEATFNIIKEAETILPEDVVKALETAKENESSDVARSQIEAILKNIEIAGNNSIPLCQDTGILIFYVEIGKELNLDFDLKGAILEATRTATQQVPLRPNAVDPITRSNSSDNTGEGLPDIKYDFVEGNQLKITVAPKGAGSENMSTLKMMNPTELGSIEDLIVETVLNAGGRPCPPVIVGVGIGGSFDKAARLAKSSLLRDVDDMDDDERNVLARINSLGIGPMGLGGDTTALAVHVGRSYCHTASLPVAINIQCWANRHSSVTLGGDE
- a CDS encoding ester cyclase, producing the protein MMTTAIPENDPSFDPRSIEERNKELVLGISDQGWHPKQLTGKCSPDYQIHFGGEDLDLDSLMEFMESIHKALPDLQFTINDVIAEGDRVVTRWTASGTHLADFQGVPPTRKPVRFTGITITRIEDGVIAEDWEEVDQLNFAQQFGAFSSDMF
- a CDS encoding site-2 protease family protein, which gives rise to MIETRILLAFFLLYWVIVSILDKKGILERYNISTYGPVLMIRTLRGQKLLDFLARPKSAWKLFANVGIVLMFIGMFAMFLVIVVSDVAMLSSIGDNTLPEPSKFNEARNIFLIPGVNEFIPLSWGVIALLVTLVVHEFSHAILCKVEGIRVKSMGILLAIVPIGGFAEPDEEELFGVKADNKDKDASSTEGPIERKILGLEKEPDKSKMATREQRARILAAGVMSNFVVATIAFILLFGPVLGAIAPLSDAMIVNVTSDSPADIAGIQDNMVITQIDDTPIEKANDILLYVSSVEPGTVVEVYAAKDSVVSVYDVQVGEDTAEDVKGIYVNDIVPDSPAEAAGIEPGMMIIKIDDTQINSSDDFVLFMNSTEVGQIILVETVMANGPEGNASSAFYEVELVSHPDGGTEKGFLGVYYGSNGLKITPLGITVGEFPAKAYLEALRSIPSMMTGFVGWIILLGLPIVGFAGEGFPGFSGTLAQFYHPVGWGEPLGIGVFWIANALLWIGWLNFYVGLFNCLPAVPLDGGHVFKDYLRSFVGRIVPDEERAANISAAIAATFTFVILISFLFMIFGPYIVHGF